In Caproiciproducens sp. NJN-50, the following are encoded in one genomic region:
- a CDS encoding radical SAM protein — MKPIYEPKARAKEYGDLAINIYTGCPHNCFYCFAPSVLHRSREDFSGHVEPRKDIVRAVKRQLESEHITGKLIHLCFTCDPYPLGYDSFSTREIIKAIKAAGNHVQILTKNGTDAIHDFDLLDREDWFGVTYAGYPNLTDGISPAEPGAGTPFWRLQALKGAHAAKINTWVSCEPVLSASDVLLLIEKGNYIDKFKIGKMNYHPSNIDWKAFGEAAEAACKKYGRNYYIKEDLRKEMENHA, encoded by the coding sequence GTGAAACCAATTTATGAACCAAAAGCACGGGCGAAAGAATACGGCGATCTTGCAATCAACATTTACACAGGCTGCCCACACAACTGTTTTTATTGCTTTGCGCCGTCTGTATTGCATAGGAGCCGCGAAGATTTTAGCGGTCATGTGGAGCCACGCAAGGATATTGTGAGAGCCGTAAAGCGTCAACTTGAATCGGAGCATATCACTGGAAAACTGATTCATCTGTGCTTCACTTGTGACCCGTACCCGCTGGGCTATGATTCTTTCTCAACACGCGAAATTATCAAAGCCATAAAAGCGGCGGGCAACCATGTTCAGATTCTTACGAAGAATGGAACTGACGCGATACATGACTTTGACCTTTTAGACAGAGAAGATTGGTTCGGCGTTACATACGCGGGCTACCCGAATCTCACGGACGGCATTTCGCCCGCAGAGCCGGGCGCTGGCACTCCATTCTGGCGCTTGCAGGCTTTGAAAGGCGCGCACGCCGCAAAAATTAATACGTGGGTATCCTGCGAACCGGTTCTTAGCGCGAGCGACGTTCTTCTCCTGATTGAAAAAGGCAATTATATTGACAAATTCAAGATTGGGAAAATGAATTATCATCCGTCAAATATCGACTGGAAAGCATTTGGAGAAGCGGCAGAAGCGGCATGCAAGAAGTATGGCAGGAATTATTACATCAAAGAAGATTTGAGAAAGGAAATGGAAAACCATGCCTGA
- a CDS encoding helix-turn-helix domain-containing protein — protein sequence MIFPDRLRQLREESGLSQRQLADRAGLSLTMIRFYEYGKSGPPGYSLFHLADALHVSMDYLYGRTDRRDVD from the coding sequence ATGATTTTCCCTGACCGTCTTCGCCAGCTCCGCGAGGAATCCGGGCTGTCGCAAAGGCAACTTGCCGATAGAGCCGGATTATCACTGACAATGATCCGTTTTTATGAATACGGAAAAAGCGGCCCTCCTGGATACTCTCTATTCCATCTGGCCGACGCTCTGCATGTCTCAATGGATTATCTTTACGGAAGAACCGATAGGAGGGATGTTGATTGA
- a CDS encoding terminase small subunit translates to MSSKLTAKQQRFIDEYLIDLNATQAAIRAGYSPVAATVQGSRLLSYANIRAEIDKKMQVRKDETIADQNEVLQTLTRILRREEKENTVVVTKKHKSSYDSNGKKKIVDEETPEIVEIPAKLSDVNKAAELLGRRYALFTDNTRLDADVGVTIVDDIPESSKAD, encoded by the coding sequence GTGAGTTCCAAACTTACAGCAAAACAGCAGAGATTCATTGATGAATATTTAATTGATCTGAACGCTACGCAAGCCGCCATTCGCGCGGGATATAGCCCCGTAGCGGCGACGGTTCAAGGAAGTCGCTTGTTAAGCTATGCTAATATTCGTGCTGAAATTGATAAGAAAATGCAGGTCCGCAAGGATGAAACGATTGCAGATCAAAATGAAGTTCTCCAAACGCTCACCCGAATCCTTCGCCGTGAGGAAAAGGAAAACACCGTTGTAGTCACGAAAAAGCATAAAAGTTCTTATGACTCCAACGGTAAGAAAAAGATCGTTGACGAGGAAACACCTGAAATCGTTGAGATACCGGCAAAGCTTTCAGACGTTAACAAGGCCGCTGAACTTCTCGGGCGGCGCTACGCTCTCTTTACTGACAATACGCGGCTTGACGCAGATGTCGGGGTGACAATCGTTGATGATATCCCAGAATCAAGTAAAGCTGACTGA